Genomic segment of Ralstonia pickettii:
CACGGATGACGCCACAGCCAGCAAGGTGCGCGTGGACTATTGGCGCCGCTATGGCGCCACGATTCTCGGCATGGTCCGTCATCACGGCGTCGACCCCGATGATTTTCTCGCCGAAGCACACCGCTTTGAAGACCTGCGCGCCATGGTGCGCGCCGAACGCGGCCTCGCCCAACTGCTGCGCGCCCTGCCCGGGCGCAAGATCCTGCTGACCAACGCCCCGGTTGCCTACGCGCGCGAGGTGCTGCGGCTCATTGGCCTGAAACGCGCATTCTTGCGCGAAATTGCCGTCGAACACATGTGGGTGCACCGGCGCCTGCGCCCGAAACCCGATCCGCTGATGCTGCGCCGCTTGCTCGCCCGCGAGCGTATTGCGCCATCGCGCGCCATCCTCGTCGAAGACACGCTTTCTCACCTCAAACGCTATCGGCGACTGGGCATCGGTACGGTCTGGGTGACAGGCTATCTGCGGCGCGTGCCGCCGGGCGTCCAGCCGACTTCCGTTGCCGATGCATTGCATCCAATGCAAGCGTCGGCAATGGGCGCGCGTGCAAATTCACCACATCAACCGTCCGCCACACCGATTTTGTTCGCGAACCGGCCCGGCTATGTGAGCGTGAAAGTAAAATCGGTGCTTCAACTAAAACGAAGGCTTGTTCGACGCGGCTAGGCAGTGGTAACTCCGCGCTCAGAACGGGAGAGGGGCCAGGAAGTCATGAGCAACGCGCAAACCGAGTTTCCGACCGCCGAGCCGGTCGCGGACGTCGCCATAGCAGCACCGCCGGTACGCAAACGCCCCCGCCCGGGCGAGCGCCGTGTGCAGATTCTGCAGACGCTCGCCGGTATGCTCGAGCATCCGCGTGGTGAAAAGATCACAACCGCAGGCCTGGCTGCACGCCTGGATGTCTCCGAAGCGGCTCTCTATCGTCACTTCGCCAGCAAGGCGCAGATGTTCGAAGGGCTGATCGAATTTATCGAGCAGACCGTCTTCGGCCTCATCAACCAGATCACGCTGCGCGAAGAACACGGTTTGCGCCAGGCGCATGCCATCGCGCACATGCTGCTGTCGTTTGCCGACAAGAATCCAGGCATGACGCGCGTGCTGGTGGGCGATGCGCTGGTCGGCGAAGACGAGCGCCTGCCCGAGCGCATGGCGCAGTGCCTGGATCG
This window contains:
- a CDS encoding pyrimidine 5'-nucleotidase: MRTTRAVRVRHAARTFPREVPAGSAPARQPVWLFDLDNTLHHASHAIFPQINRLMTAYVARVLGTDDATASKVRVDYWRRYGATILGMVRHHGVDPDDFLAEAHRFEDLRAMVRAERGLAQLLRALPGRKILLTNAPVAYAREVLRLIGLKRAFLREIAVEHMWVHRRLRPKPDPLMLRRLLARERIAPSRAILVEDTLSHLKRYRRLGIGTVWVTGYLRRVPPGVQPTSVADALHPMQASAMGARANSPHQPSATPILFANRPGYVSVKVKSVLQLKRRLVRRG
- the slmA gene encoding nucleoid occlusion factor SlmA; translated protein: MSNAQTEFPTAEPVADVAIAAPPVRKRPRPGERRVQILQTLAGMLEHPRGEKITTAGLAARLDVSEAALYRHFASKAQMFEGLIEFIEQTVFGLINQITLREEHGLRQAHAIAHMLLSFADKNPGMTRVLVGDALVGEDERLPERMAQCLDRIEASLKQSLRIAVTQGAWPADTDIASRANLLVCAVLGRWHRYAKSGFRKSPVEGADAQLRVLLA